A genomic segment from uncultured Marinifilum sp. encodes:
- the tnpB gene encoding IS66 family insertion sequence element accessory protein TnpB (TnpB, as the term is used for proteins encoded by IS66 family insertion elements, is considered an accessory protein, since TnpC, encoded by a neighboring gene, is a DDE family transposase.) yields the protein MIAISTNTKIFVYSQPCDMRKGFDGLSGLVQNRMQLDPMNGYLFVFFNKNRTHVKILFWDKDGFCIYYKRLEKGTFKRPTTRIDTPNFELTNEELFMILRGIDFEKCKKRRRYLSTNFVD from the coding sequence ATGATTGCAATTTCAACCAACACAAAAATATTTGTCTACAGTCAGCCTTGTGATATGCGCAAGGGCTTCGATGGCTTATCGGGTCTGGTACAAAACAGGATGCAATTGGATCCTATGAATGGATACCTTTTTGTGTTTTTCAATAAAAACAGGACTCATGTAAAGATATTATTCTGGGATAAAGATGGATTTTGTATTTATTACAAGCGTTTGGAAAAAGGCACTTTTAAGCGACCAACAACACGAATTGATACTCCTAATTTTGAGTTAACTAATGAAGAATTATTCATGATTTTACGAGGAATTGATTTTGAAAAATGCAAGAAGCGTAGAAGATATTTATCTACAAATTTTGTTGATTAA